Proteins from a genomic interval of Vanacampus margaritifer isolate UIUO_Vmar chromosome 4, RoL_Vmar_1.0, whole genome shotgun sequence:
- the scamp2l gene encoding secretory carrier membrane protein 2, like isoform X1 encodes MSEYDTNPFADPVDVNPFQDASVTRATQGAIHNIREYNPFSLTEMKDSSDTTIPISAVSSQPAILQTSVEQSPQESAATTAGQANLIKQQEELERKAAELDRKEQELQNRTPQNSGVTENNWPPLPKFFPVKPCFYQDFETDIPEEYRWICKRMYYLWMFHSVTLFLNVLACLAYFTAGSEYGVDFGLSILWFLLFTPVSFVCWYRPVYRAFRSDSSFSFFFFFFVFFFQVAVYIIQTVGIPRWGNSGWIASISMINTNLAVAVVMMVVAGFFTVNAVLAVFLLKMVHSKYRRTGASFTKAQQEFSSGVITSRTFQSAATSAAQGAFGRS; translated from the exons ATGTCGGAATATGACACCAACCCGTTCGCTGACCCCGTGGACGTAAATCCCTTCCAG GATGCTTCTGTCACTCGAGCCACCCAAGGAGCCATTCATAATATTCGGGAATACAATCCATTCTCCTTAACTGAAATG AAAGACAGCAGTGACACGACCATCCCCATCTCAGCTGTATCATCTCAGCCCGCCATACTGCAAACTTCTGTGGAGCAGAGTCCACAA GAATCTGCTGCGACAACTGCAGGTCAAGCTAATCTGATCAAGCAGCAAGAAGAGCTGGAGAGGAAAGCAGCAGAGTTGGACAGAAAGGAGCAGGAGCTGCAGAACAGGACACCCCAAAACTCGGGCG TCACCGAGAACAACTGGCCGCCCCTGCCCAAGTTCTTTCCTGTGAAGCCATGCTTTTACCAAGACTTTGAGACAGACATCCCAGAGGAATATCGCTGGATCTGCAAAAGAATGTACTACCTCTGGATGT TCCACAGTGTCACGCTGTTCCTCAACGTGTTGGCCTGCCTGGCCTACTTCACGGCGGGCTCTGAGTACGGCGTGGATTTTGGTCTGTCCATCCTCTGGTTCCTCCTCTTCACTCCCGTCTCTTTCGTCTGCTGGTATCGACCCGTGTACAGAGCGTTCAG GTCAGACAGCTCCTTcagcttctttttcttcttctttgtctttttcttcCAAGTGGCCGTGTACATCATCCAGACGGTGGGGATCCCCAGGTGGGGCAACAG TGGCTGGATTGCGTCCATCAGCATGATCAACACAAACTTGGCTGTGGCCGTGGTCATGATGGTGGTGGCCGGCTTTTTCACCGTCAACGCCGTCCTGGCCGTCTTCCTGCTAAAAATG GTCCACTCCAAATACAGACGTACAGGAGCCAGCTTCACCAAGGCTCAGCAGGAGTTCTCCAGCGGCGTCATTACCAGCAGAACCTTCCAGTCTGCTGCCACGTCGGCTGCTCAGGGAGCCTTTGGCAGGAGCTAA
- the scamp2l gene encoding secretory carrier membrane protein 2, like isoform X2, translating into MKDSSDTTIPISAVSSQPAILQTSVEQSPQESAATTAGQANLIKQQEELERKAAELDRKEQELQNRTPQNSGVTENNWPPLPKFFPVKPCFYQDFETDIPEEYRWICKRMYYLWMFHSVTLFLNVLACLAYFTAGSEYGVDFGLSILWFLLFTPVSFVCWYRPVYRAFRSDSSFSFFFFFFVFFFQVAVYIIQTVGIPRWGNSGWIASISMINTNLAVAVVMMVVAGFFTVNAVLAVFLLKMVHSKYRRTGASFTKAQQEFSSGVITSRTFQSAATSAAQGAFGRS; encoded by the exons ATG AAAGACAGCAGTGACACGACCATCCCCATCTCAGCTGTATCATCTCAGCCCGCCATACTGCAAACTTCTGTGGAGCAGAGTCCACAA GAATCTGCTGCGACAACTGCAGGTCAAGCTAATCTGATCAAGCAGCAAGAAGAGCTGGAGAGGAAAGCAGCAGAGTTGGACAGAAAGGAGCAGGAGCTGCAGAACAGGACACCCCAAAACTCGGGCG TCACCGAGAACAACTGGCCGCCCCTGCCCAAGTTCTTTCCTGTGAAGCCATGCTTTTACCAAGACTTTGAGACAGACATCCCAGAGGAATATCGCTGGATCTGCAAAAGAATGTACTACCTCTGGATGT TCCACAGTGTCACGCTGTTCCTCAACGTGTTGGCCTGCCTGGCCTACTTCACGGCGGGCTCTGAGTACGGCGTGGATTTTGGTCTGTCCATCCTCTGGTTCCTCCTCTTCACTCCCGTCTCTTTCGTCTGCTGGTATCGACCCGTGTACAGAGCGTTCAG GTCAGACAGCTCCTTcagcttctttttcttcttctttgtctttttcttcCAAGTGGCCGTGTACATCATCCAGACGGTGGGGATCCCCAGGTGGGGCAACAG TGGCTGGATTGCGTCCATCAGCATGATCAACACAAACTTGGCTGTGGCCGTGGTCATGATGGTGGTGGCCGGCTTTTTCACCGTCAACGCCGTCCTGGCCGTCTTCCTGCTAAAAATG GTCCACTCCAAATACAGACGTACAGGAGCCAGCTTCACCAAGGCTCAGCAGGAGTTCTCCAGCGGCGTCATTACCAGCAGAACCTTCCAGTCTGCTGCCACGTCGGCTGCTCAGGGAGCCTTTGGCAGGAGCTAA